From Pan paniscus chromosome 6, NHGRI_mPanPan1-v2.0_pri, whole genome shotgun sequence, one genomic window encodes:
- the LOC129398228 gene encoding ras GTPase-activating protein 4-like isoform X5 has translation MSRDCGWRSRRRAGSGCSPTSPRAGGMTTGGSAVGRDGAALQLLPATGAPAVPRGQAGHAGPRAADPTHRGDKQHRVSPGRGHEPAQALPGAGAGQGLPGPALPAGAESHQWPGCSTCTASWSPSSTRCLRRRSTWSWTPAKWKLRMCSGLHRPQTEAEVLEQSAQTLRAHLGALLSALSRSVHACPAVVRATFRQLFRRVRERFPGAQHENVPFIAVTSFLCLRFFSPAIVSPKLFHLRERHADARTSRTPLLLAKAVQNVGNMDTPASRAKEAWMEPLQPTVRQGVAQLKDFITKLVDIEEKDELDLQRTLSLQAPPVKEGPLFIHRTKGKGPLMSSSFKKLYFSLTTEALSFAKTPSSKKSALIKLANIRAAEKVEEKSFGSLHVMQVIYTDDAGRPQTAYLQCKDSHSVEDPVPLLG, from the exons CTGGAGGTTCGGCTGTGGGACGAGACGGTGCTGCCCTCCAGCTACTACCAGCCACTGGTGCACCTGCTGTGCCACGAGGTCAAGCTGGGCATGCAG GGCCCAGGGCAGCTGATCCCACTCATCGAGGAGACAAGCAGCACCGAGTGTCGCCAGGACGTGGCCACGAACCTGCTCAAGCTCTTCCGGGGGCAGGGGCTGGCCAAGGACTTCCTGGACCTGCTCTTCCAGCTGGAGCTGAGTCGCACCA GTGGCCGGGATGCAGTACCTGCACGGCGTCCTGGTCCCCATCATCAACAAGGTGTTTGAGGAGAAGAAGTACGTGGAGCTGGACCCCAGCAAAGTGGAAGTTAAGGAT GTGCTCCGGGCTGCACCGCCCGCAGACCGAGGCCGAGGTGCTGGAGCAGAGCGCGCAGACGCTGCGCGCCCACCTGGGGGCCCTGCTGAGCGCGCTCAGCCGCTCGGTTCACGCGTGCCCCGCCGTGGTGCGCGCCACCTTCCGCCAGCTCTTCCGGCGCGTGCGCGAGCGCTTCCCCGGCGCCCAGCACGAG AATGTACCGTTCATCGCCGTCACCAGCTTCCTGTGCCTGCGCTTCTTCTCTCCCGCCATCGTGTCGCCCAAGCTCTTCCACCTGCGGGAGCGCCACGCGGACGCCCGCACCAGCCGCACCCCGCTCCTGTTGGCCAAG GCAGTCCAGAACGTGGGCAACATGGACACGCCGGCTTCCAGGGCCAAGGAGGCTTGGATGGAGCCGCTGCAGCCCACCGTGCGCCAGGGCGTGGCGCAGCTGAAGGACTTCATCACCAAGCTCGTGGACATCGAGGAGAAGGACG AGCTGGACCTGCAGCGGACGCTGAGTTTGCAGGCGCCACCTGTGAAGGAGGGGCCACTCTTCATCCACAGGACCAAGGGCAAGGGCCCCCTCATGTCCTCCTCCTTCAAGAAGCTCTACTTCTCCCTCACTACCGAGGCCCTCAGCTTCGCGAAGACGCCCAGCTCCAAG aAAAGCGCCCTCATCAAGTTAGCCAACATCCGGGCAGCGGAAAAGGTTGAGGAAAAGAGCTTTGGCAGCTTGCACGTCATGCAGGTCATCTACACGGACGACGCCGGCAGACCCCAGACTGCCTACCTGCAGTGCAAG
- the LOC129398228 gene encoding ras GTPase-activating protein 4-like isoform X7 — protein MQGPGQLIPLIEETSSTECRQDVATNLLKLFRGQGLAKDFLDLLFQLELSRTSETNTLFRSNSLASKSMESFLKVAGMQYLHGVLVPIINKVFEEKKYVELDPSKVEVKDVGCSGLHRPQTEAEVLEQSAQTLRAHLGALLSALSRSVHACPAVVRATFRQLFRRVRERFPGAQHENVPFIAVTSFLCLRFFSPAIVSPKLFHLRERHADARTSRTPLLLAKAVQNVGNMDTPASRAKEAWMEPLQPTVRQGVAQLKDFITKLVDIEEKDELDLQRTLSLQAPPVKEGPLFIHRTKGKGPLMSSSFKKLYFSLTTEALSFAKTPSSKKSALIKLANIRAAEKVEEKSFGSLHVMQVIYTDDAGRPQTAYLQCKDSHSVEDPVPLLG, from the exons ATGCAG GGCCCAGGGCAGCTGATCCCACTCATCGAGGAGACAAGCAGCACCGAGTGTCGCCAGGACGTGGCCACGAACCTGCTCAAGCTCTTCCGGGGGCAGGGGCTGGCCAAGGACTTCCTGGACCTGCTCTTCCAGCTGGAGCTGAGTCGCACCA GTGAGACCAACACCCTGTTCCGGAGCAACTCTCTGGCCTCAAAGTCCATGGAGTCTTTTCTGAAG GTGGCCGGGATGCAGTACCTGCACGGCGTCCTGGTCCCCATCATCAACAAGGTGTTTGAGGAGAAGAAGTACGTGGAGCTGGACCCCAGCAAAGTGGAAGTTAAGGATGTAGG GTGCTCCGGGCTGCACCGCCCGCAGACCGAGGCCGAGGTGCTGGAGCAGAGCGCGCAGACGCTGCGCGCCCACCTGGGGGCCCTGCTGAGCGCGCTCAGCCGCTCGGTTCACGCGTGCCCCGCCGTGGTGCGCGCCACCTTCCGCCAGCTCTTCCGGCGCGTGCGCGAGCGCTTCCCCGGCGCCCAGCACGAG AATGTACCGTTCATCGCCGTCACCAGCTTCCTGTGCCTGCGCTTCTTCTCTCCCGCCATCGTGTCGCCCAAGCTCTTCCACCTGCGGGAGCGCCACGCGGACGCCCGCACCAGCCGCACCCCGCTCCTGTTGGCCAAG GCAGTCCAGAACGTGGGCAACATGGACACGCCGGCTTCCAGGGCCAAGGAGGCTTGGATGGAGCCGCTGCAGCCCACCGTGCGCCAGGGCGTGGCGCAGCTGAAGGACTTCATCACCAAGCTCGTGGACATCGAGGAGAAGGACG AGCTGGACCTGCAGCGGACGCTGAGTTTGCAGGCGCCACCTGTGAAGGAGGGGCCACTCTTCATCCACAGGACCAAGGGCAAGGGCCCCCTCATGTCCTCCTCCTTCAAGAAGCTCTACTTCTCCCTCACTACCGAGGCCCTCAGCTTCGCGAAGACGCCCAGCTCCAAG aAAAGCGCCCTCATCAAGTTAGCCAACATCCGGGCAGCGGAAAAGGTTGAGGAAAAGAGCTTTGGCAGCTTGCACGTCATGCAGGTCATCTACACGGACGACGCCGGCAGACCCCAGACTGCCTACCTGCAGTGCAAG